GAAAGATGCTTTCTGGGGCTCCGAAAAAGAATGGCTGGCCTCCACCCACCATCGCTATGAAAATGACAGTAATCGCGAATCTCTGGAAAATCCTTTAGCTGCCGTCCAAATGGGATTGATTTATGTGAACCCCGAAGGAGTAGATGGAAACCCAGATCCCCTTCGCACCGCCAAAGATGTGCGCCTCACCTTTAAGCGCATGGCCATGAATGATGAGGAAACAGTAGCCCTTACTGCTGGCGGCCATACGGTAGGAAAAACCCATGGTAATGGCGATGCCGGAGCTCTGGGCGAAAGTCCAGAAGGCGCCGCAATCAACGAACAAGGTTTAGGCTGGCATAATCCCAAAGGAAATGGCAATGGAGCCGACACGGTTACTAGTGGCCTGGAAGGCGCTTGGACCACTACCCCCGATCGTTGGAATCATACTTACTTCTACCTTTTGCTGGAGCATGATTGGGAACTGAAGAAAAGTCCGGCCGGAGCCTGGCAATGGGAACCTATCCAGATTAAAGAAGAAGATAAGCCCGTGGATGCTCATGATCCAACCGTACGCCGCAATCCCATCATGACCGACGCCGACATGGCCATGAAAATGGACCCTGAATACCGTAAAATCTCCGAGCGCTTTTATAAGGATCCTGAATATTTTGCCGAAACCTTCGCTCGGGCCTGGTTTAAACTCACCCATCGCGATTTAGGTCCAAAGAGTCGCTACCTAGGCGCGGATGTTCCTCAAGAAGATTTGATTTGGCAAGATCCTATTCCGACGGTCAATTACAGCCTTTCAGATTCCGAAATCGAAGATCTCAAACTGCAAATCCTCAATAGCGGATTATCGAAAAGGGAATTAATTAGTACCGCCTGGGATAGTGCTCGCACTTTTAGAGGCTCTGATTTTCGTGGTGGTGCCAATGGCGCCCATATCCGTTTGAGTCCGCTTAAAAATTGGAAAGGCAATGAGCCCGAAAGACTGGATAAAGTCTTAAAAGTGCTGAAGGAGATTCAAGCCAAACAAAGTAAGAGCATTAGCCTGGCCGATCTCATTGTATTAGGCGGTAGTGCAGCCATTGAAAAAGCTGCTTCCGAAGGAGGCTTCGACCTTAAAGTTCCTTTTAGTCCGGGCAGAGGTGATGCTAACCAGGAAATGACCGATGCAGAGTCCTTTGAAGTTTTAGAACCCCTCCATGATGGCTTCAGAAATTGGCTGAAAGAAGACTATGATGTAAGTGCGGAAGAACTATTAGTTGATCGTAGTCAGCTAATGGGTTTAAGCGCCCCGGAAATGACCGTCTTATTAGGCGGATTACGTGTTCTGGATTGCAATTACGGGCATAATCAAGAAGGGGTATTTACCGATAAACCCGGAGTTTTATCCAACGATTTCTTCGTGAATATTACCGATATGCGTTTTCAATGGCGCCCTAAGGGAGACGATAAGTACGCCATTATTGATCGAGCTTCGGGCCAGGAAAAATGGACTGCCAGTAGAGTGGATCTAATATTTGGCTCCAACTCTATCCTTCGAGCCTATTCGGAAGTGTATGCCCAAGATGATAATCAAGAGAAATTTGCCCGCGACTTCATCAAAGCCTGGGTAAAAGTGATGAACGCCGATCGCTTTGATTTGCACTAAAATCAATTTGAAAACTATATTGAAGCGACCTCATTGGGGTCGCTTTTTTTAGGCTCTCCCTTCATTTGAATTATCTTAGCCTGATAACCTAGCAAAATGCTGGCCCAAACGCTAAAACAATCCTTCGATCACTATTTCGAGGCCCCCATAGAGGCCTGGCTAGAGTTCGCAGAATTCTGTGAACCTATTCGGTTTAAGAAGGATGAAGTAATTAAAGCTCAAGGCACAGCAGAGCGGTATTTCTATTTTATCATTGAAGGAAGCGCAGGCGTTTTCCTTTGGAAGAACCACAATTTTGTTTGCCTCGATTTTGCCCTGGAGAAATCTGCTTGCTGTGATTATATGTCCTTACTCACCGGCGAAAGCACCGAACTGGAAATTGTAGCCCTGGAGAAATCAGAAATGATTCGTATGCCACGCGCCGAATTTCATCGCTTAGGTCAAAAGAGTGTAGGCCGAGTAATTATGCAAATGACTGCCGAAGCTTCTTTTATCGAAAAACAACAGCAGCAGATTGAACTCCTCACAAAGAACGCTGAGGAGCGCTACCACATTCTACAAAAACGCTTTCCGGGCATTGAATTGAGAATCGCCCAAAAACACATCGCTTCTTATCTGGGAATCACCCCCCAAAGTCTTAGCCGATTGCGCAAATTGCAAGCCTGATTTTTTACCCTATGGTAATTCCAGAAAAAATGGGATGCCGAACCTTTGCACTCAAATAAAACATGAGATGCAAAAAACATTTTTAATCCTTCTAATGCTTGTGGGTCAGCTTAGTTATGGCCAAACAAATGCAAAAAACGAAGGCCACAAAAGAGATGGCTTCACTATGGGAATCGGACTGGGAGCCGGAACTTTATCCTTAAACAGCAAGCAATCCAATAGCACTGCCTTCTCGGTCAGCCTCCCCAATATTAAGGTAGGCTATATGCTTAAACCCAATTTGGAAATATTAGGCTTATTGCCTGGCG
The Croceimicrobium hydrocarbonivorans genome window above contains:
- the katG gene encoding catalase/peroxidase HPI, which codes for MDPASKGKCPVMHGANTQSHNDVMEWWPKALNLDILHQHDRKSNPLEADFNYAEEFKKLDLEALKSDLNKLMTDSQDWWPADWGHYGGLMIRMAWHAAGTYRVSDGRGGAGTGNQRFAPINSWPDNANLDKARRLLWPIKKKYGNKISWADLIILAGNMAYESMGFKTFGFAGGREDIWHPEKDAFWGSEKEWLASTHHRYENDSNRESLENPLAAVQMGLIYVNPEGVDGNPDPLRTAKDVRLTFKRMAMNDEETVALTAGGHTVGKTHGNGDAGALGESPEGAAINEQGLGWHNPKGNGNGADTVTSGLEGAWTTTPDRWNHTYFYLLLEHDWELKKSPAGAWQWEPIQIKEEDKPVDAHDPTVRRNPIMTDADMAMKMDPEYRKISERFYKDPEYFAETFARAWFKLTHRDLGPKSRYLGADVPQEDLIWQDPIPTVNYSLSDSEIEDLKLQILNSGLSKRELISTAWDSARTFRGSDFRGGANGAHIRLSPLKNWKGNEPERLDKVLKVLKEIQAKQSKSISLADLIVLGGSAAIEKAASEGGFDLKVPFSPGRGDANQEMTDAESFEVLEPLHDGFRNWLKEDYDVSAEELLVDRSQLMGLSAPEMTVLLGGLRVLDCNYGHNQEGVFTDKPGVLSNDFFVNITDMRFQWRPKGDDKYAIIDRASGQEKWTASRVDLIFGSNSILRAYSEVYAQDDNQEKFARDFIKAWVKVMNADRFDLH
- a CDS encoding Crp/Fnr family transcriptional regulator, encoding MLAQTLKQSFDHYFEAPIEAWLEFAEFCEPIRFKKDEVIKAQGTAERYFYFIIEGSAGVFLWKNHNFVCLDFALEKSACCDYMSLLTGESTELEIVALEKSEMIRMPRAEFHRLGQKSVGRVIMQMTAEASFIEKQQQQIELLTKNAEERYHILQKRFPGIELRIAQKHIASYLGITPQSLSRLRKLQA